Proteins encoded together in one Riemerella anatipestifer window:
- the tilS gene encoding tRNA lysidine(34) synthetase TilS — protein MISVDLFKTKLKELLPNYSKHQFLLAVSGGADSMVLAHLMTQINAKIEIVHINYKLRGEDSDKDAALVQEFCEKHHIPFHCYTVSEKDEKPSGSIQLWARELRYQFFRDIMKNRSLSHLVTAHHLNDQLETFIINLSRGSGIKGLAGIPNNENEILRPLLDFSKEEIYHFAEAHSVAFREDKSNQKQDYLRNKIRHSVVPNLEEINPDFLDNFRKSIDFLSEAKHFINQQIEYKIKEFSISTECETIIDRHALEKESSFIQFEILNRFGFSNKAEISKMFTAETGKSFYSNGYQCLINREQFIISKKEPISNNDEDITLPSEKEIKLDQWITYEKKEILEWNFDAEQISLPLKLRHKEAGDFFYPKGMMGRKKVSKFFKDEKLSILAKSKIWLLCDNENRVLGIVPLRQDGRFASNDKTEKNIKIIL, from the coding sequence ATGATTTCCGTGGATTTATTTAAAACTAAACTAAAGGAGCTACTACCTAACTACAGCAAACATCAATTTCTATTAGCGGTAAGTGGCGGAGCAGATTCTATGGTATTGGCTCATCTGATGACACAAATAAATGCTAAAATAGAAATTGTTCACATCAACTATAAATTACGAGGCGAAGATTCGGATAAAGACGCTGCATTAGTACAAGAATTCTGCGAAAAGCACCATATTCCGTTTCATTGTTATACCGTTTCGGAAAAAGATGAAAAACCTTCGGGGTCTATCCAGCTATGGGCAAGAGAGCTTAGATATCAGTTCTTTAGAGACATTATGAAAAATCGGAGTCTAAGCCACCTCGTAACTGCTCACCACTTAAACGACCAGCTAGAAACCTTTATCATCAATCTTTCTAGAGGTAGTGGTATTAAAGGATTAGCTGGTATTCCTAATAACGAAAACGAAATTTTACGCCCTCTACTAGATTTTAGCAAAGAGGAAATTTATCATTTTGCAGAAGCACATTCCGTAGCGTTTAGAGAAGATAAATCTAACCAAAAACAAGATTATCTTAGAAACAAGATAAGACATTCTGTTGTTCCAAATCTAGAAGAAATCAATCCTGATTTTTTGGATAATTTTAGAAAGAGTATTGATTTTTTATCTGAAGCCAAACACTTTATAAATCAACAAATTGAATACAAAATAAAAGAATTTTCAATAAGCACTGAATGTGAAACTATTATAGACCGACACGCTTTAGAAAAAGAATCTAGCTTTATTCAATTTGAAATACTCAATAGATTTGGATTTAGCAATAAAGCGGAAATTAGTAAGATGTTTACAGCAGAAACTGGGAAATCGTTTTATTCCAACGGATACCAATGCCTTATCAACAGAGAGCAATTCATTATTAGTAAGAAAGAACCTATTTCAAATAATGATGAAGATATCACACTTCCCAGCGAAAAGGAAATAAAACTAGACCAATGGATAACCTACGAAAAAAAAGAGATTTTAGAATGGAACTTTGATGCAGAACAAATTTCTTTACCTCTAAAATTGAGGCATAAAGAGGCTGGCGACTTCTTTTATCCAAAAGGAATGATGGGGAGAAAAAAGGTTTCTAAGTTTTTTAAAGACGAAAAATTGTCTATTTTAGCAAAATCAAAAATTTGGTTGCTTTGCGATAACGAAAATCGTGTTTTAGGCATTGTACCTTTGAGACAAGACGGCAGA
- the serS gene encoding serine--tRNA ligase — protein MLQVQFLREQKSRVLEGLKKRNFKELNLVDEAIATDDERKKIQYELDENLAQMNKISKKIGLLMKEGKKQEAEEAKTKTGEFKQKSQDLQQLLKEKEESLLNILYQIPNIPSDIVKAGSSADDNEVVYQSCDTFEMGTEALPHWELAKKHNLIDFELGVKIAGAGFPVYLGKGARLQRALVQFFLDKNTDAGYLEVNPPHVVNEASGYGTGQLPDKEGQMYFVNEDNLYLIPTAEVPVTNIYRDVILEEKKLPVKNTAFSQCYRREAGSYGADVRGLNRLHQFEKVEIVRLEKPENSYAALDEMVAHVKSILEDLGLPFRILRLCGGDMGFTSALTYDFEVWSAAQQRWLEVSSVSNFESFQANRLKCRYKSGDDKPQLVHTLNGSAMALPRVMAALLENNQTKEGIKIPEKLRAYTRFESI, from the coding sequence ATGTTACAAGTTCAATTTTTAAGAGAGCAAAAAAGCCGTGTTTTAGAAGGGCTTAAAAAGAGAAATTTTAAGGAGCTAAACCTTGTAGATGAGGCAATAGCGACTGATGACGAAAGAAAGAAAATACAGTATGAGTTAGATGAAAATTTAGCTCAAATGAATAAAATTTCCAAAAAGATAGGGCTTCTAATGAAGGAAGGGAAGAAGCAAGAAGCAGAGGAGGCTAAAACTAAAACAGGAGAGTTTAAGCAGAAATCGCAGGATTTACAACAATTATTGAAAGAAAAAGAGGAGTCTCTACTGAATATTCTTTATCAAATCCCAAACATACCATCAGATATTGTAAAAGCAGGTAGTTCGGCAGATGATAACGAGGTGGTGTATCAGTCTTGTGATACTTTTGAAATGGGAACAGAGGCTTTGCCACACTGGGAACTCGCTAAAAAACACAATCTAATTGATTTTGAGCTGGGGGTGAAAATAGCGGGAGCAGGTTTTCCTGTTTATTTAGGGAAAGGAGCTAGGTTACAAAGGGCTTTAGTACAGTTTTTTCTTGATAAAAATACTGACGCAGGTTACCTAGAGGTAAATCCACCACATGTAGTAAATGAAGCCTCTGGTTATGGTACTGGGCAACTTCCTGATAAAGAGGGGCAAATGTATTTTGTAAATGAGGATAATTTATACCTTATTCCTACAGCAGAAGTGCCTGTAACCAATATTTATAGAGATGTAATCTTGGAGGAGAAAAAACTTCCTGTAAAGAATACGGCTTTTTCTCAATGTTACAGAAGAGAAGCGGGAAGCTACGGTGCTGATGTGAGAGGACTTAACCGTCTTCATCAATTTGAAAAAGTAGAGATTGTAAGACTAGAAAAACCTGAAAACTCTTACGCTGCACTAGATGAGATGGTGGCTCATGTAAAGTCTATTTTAGAAGATTTGGGATTGCCATTTAGAATTTTGCGTTTATGTGGTGGTGATATGGGCTTTACTTCTGCACTTACTTACGATTTTGAGGTGTGGAGTGCGGCTCAACAGAGATGGTTGGAGGTATCTTCAGTGTCTAACTTTGAAAGCTTTCAAGCTAATAGATTGAAGTGTAGATATAAATCAGGAGATGATAAACCTCAGTTAGTACATACATTAAATGGTTCTGCGATGGCTTTACCTAGAGTAATGGCAGCTCTTTTAGAGAACAACCAAACGAAAGAAGGTATTAAAATTCCAGAAAAGCTAAGAGCGTATACAAGATTTGAGAGTATATAA
- a CDS encoding 5-formyltetrahydrofolate cyclo-ligase, with protein MTKAELRKVYLEKRKQLPENTINELSKKIAHLFFLQFNPTENQNIHCFIPIKKFKEVNTLPLIESCFSKKINVFVPKIIDTEMIAIELKENTQLSENKWGILEPSENTPANITHFDYIVTPLLYCDDKGNRVGYGKGFYDELFRTMPSTTKKIGVNFFSPLENIDDLRNEDISLDYLITPSEILSF; from the coding sequence ATGACCAAAGCGGAACTTAGAAAAGTTTATCTAGAAAAAAGAAAACAACTTCCTGAAAATACTATAAATGAGCTATCAAAAAAAATAGCTCATTTATTCTTTTTACAATTCAACCCTACTGAAAACCAAAACATTCACTGTTTTATTCCTATAAAAAAATTTAAGGAAGTTAATACTTTACCTCTTATAGAGTCTTGTTTTTCAAAAAAAATAAATGTATTTGTTCCAAAAATTATAGATACTGAAATGATAGCTATTGAACTGAAAGAAAACACTCAGCTATCTGAAAACAAATGGGGGATATTAGAACCTTCTGAAAACACACCAGCTAATATAACTCACTTTGATTACATCGTCACACCTCTACTCTATTGTGATGATAAAGGCAACCGAGTAGGCTATGGAAAAGGCTTCTATGACGAACTTTTCAGGACTATGCCTTCCACTACAAAAAAAATAGGAGTAAACTTTTTTTCACCTTTAGAAAATATAGACGATTTAAGAAACGAAGATATTTCGTTAGATTACCTTATTACACCTTCGGAGATACTATCTTTCTGA
- a CDS encoding ferredoxin, giving the protein MVIVTLQRDKCIGCNYCAEFAPEYFRMSKKDGKSVLLKSTDKKGFHTIKVPLPEAFEPCDKAAKACPVKIISVKEI; this is encoded by the coding sequence ATGGTTATTGTTACACTACAACGAGATAAATGTATCGGGTGCAACTACTGTGCGGAGTTTGCTCCAGAATACTTTAGAATGTCAAAGAAAGATGGTAAGTCTGTTCTGTTAAAATCTACCGATAAAAAAGGATTTCACACAATAAAAGTGCCTCTACCAGAAGCTTTTGAACCTTGCGATAAGGCAGCTAAGGCGTGTCCTGTAAAAATAATTTCTGTAAAAGAAATCTAA
- a CDS encoding peptidase U32 family protein encodes MTKSGKIELMCPAGDFTSLQAALDNGADSIYFGVEQLNMRARASMNFTIDDLPEISRRCQEKGVRTYLTLNTIIYDHDLSIIKTLLDKAKEANLTAVIAMDQAVIAYARQIGMEVHISTQINITNIETVKFYAMFADTMVMSRELSISQVKKICTQIEKEQIKGPSGNLVEIEIFGHGALCMAVSGKCYLSLHSHNSSANRGACKQNCRKKYTVIDQESGFEIELDNEYMMSPKDLCTINFLDQIVDAGVKVLKIEGRGRAPEYVATVTKCYREAIDSIEDGSFSQEKVAEWMRQLETVYNRGFWSGYYLGQELGEWSPNPGSNATQKKLYIGKGRHYYPKSNIAEFLIEAYDLNVGDKVLIQGPTTGSQELEITEMMVDGKGISEKATKSEVITFKTDFRVRPSDKLYKIVKA; translated from the coding sequence ATGACTAAAAGCGGAAAAATAGAACTAATGTGTCCTGCAGGAGATTTCACTTCTCTTCAGGCAGCTTTAGATAATGGTGCAGATTCTATCTATTTCGGTGTAGAACAGCTTAATATGAGAGCTAGAGCTTCTATGAATTTTACCATAGACGACTTACCTGAAATTAGCAGAAGATGCCAAGAGAAAGGTGTAAGAACATACCTCACCCTCAACACTATTATTTATGATCATGATTTATCAATCATAAAAACCCTTTTAGACAAGGCAAAAGAAGCCAACCTTACCGCTGTTATTGCTATGGATCAGGCAGTGATAGCTTACGCAAGACAAATTGGTATGGAGGTGCATATTTCTACTCAAATTAACATTACCAATATAGAAACTGTAAAATTCTATGCAATGTTTGCAGACACTATGGTAATGAGTAGAGAGCTTAGCATCAGCCAAGTAAAAAAGATTTGTACTCAAATAGAAAAAGAGCAAATTAAAGGTCCTTCTGGAAATTTAGTAGAAATAGAAATATTTGGACACGGAGCTTTATGTATGGCAGTTTCTGGGAAGTGTTATCTAAGCCTACATTCACATAATTCTTCTGCTAACCGTGGGGCTTGTAAACAAAATTGCCGAAAAAAATATACTGTAATAGACCAAGAAAGCGGTTTTGAAATAGAGCTTGACAACGAGTATATGATGTCTCCTAAAGACTTATGCACCATCAATTTCTTAGACCAAATTGTAGATGCAGGAGTTAAAGTTCTAAAAATAGAGGGCAGAGGGCGTGCTCCCGAATATGTAGCCACCGTAACCAAGTGCTATAGAGAAGCCATAGACAGTATAGAAGACGGCTCTTTTTCTCAAGAGAAAGTAGCAGAATGGATGAGACAGCTAGAAACCGTTTATAATAGAGGCTTTTGGAGTGGTTACTATTTAGGACAAGAGCTAGGAGAATGGTCTCCAAATCCAGGTTCTAATGCCACACAAAAGAAACTTTACATAGGTAAAGGCAGACATTATTATCCAAAGTCTAACATTGCTGAGTTTTTAATAGAAGCATACGATTTGAATGTGGGCGATAAAGTTTTAATCCAAGGACCTACCACAGGTTCTCAAGAATTAGAAATCACCGAAATGATGGTGGACGGAAAAGGCATTAGCGAAAAAGCTACTAAAAGTGAGGTCATCACATTCAAAACTGACTTCCGTGTAAGACCTAGTGACAAGCTATATAAAATTGTTAAAGCCTAA
- a CDS encoding Do family serine endopeptidase: protein MKNNLKKLIPLAAVGVVSAATTFGTIEYFKNDNIADSSYFHTAKNDSQFAGLNAAALGDDFVKAAKTTVPAVVTIKNYQNNTRTSRSSEQDLLDFFFGDPFNRSQNQRQRQQQQAPQDMPTGLGSGVIISPDGYIISNNHVVAGASKLEVTLSNKKTYVAKLIGSDPSTDIALLKIEDSGLPYLNFANSDLLEVGQWVVAVGNPLGLNSTVTAGIVSAKGRSIDLLRQQSKTPIESFIQTDAVINRGNSGGALVNLSGDLVGINSAISSSSGYYEGYGFAVPSNLARKVVEDIKKFGIVQRGFLGIGSLDLSDETQVKMYNQQTKSNLKSGNGIYVTEISNNSGAEDAGLKKGDIIIQIDDSKITDFADLSLAIGSKRPGDTVIVTYLRDGRTKTVRATLKDQSGNTKTRTKADLTVVEKLGAKFQPLSDENKVYYGLRSGVVVTDVDENSLLASKTGIDNNYIITEVNGKPVNSQKDIENILENYKGIVSIKYLDVYGRLTSRGFNMP, encoded by the coding sequence ATGAAAAATAATCTAAAAAAACTCATACCTCTAGCTGCCGTAGGTGTAGTTTCTGCAGCAACTACTTTTGGAACTATTGAATATTTTAAAAATGATAACATTGCTGACTCTTCGTATTTCCATACTGCTAAAAATGACAGTCAGTTTGCAGGACTTAATGCTGCCGCTTTAGGAGATGATTTCGTAAAAGCAGCCAAAACTACAGTACCTGCCGTGGTAACCATAAAAAATTATCAAAACAATACCAGAACTTCTAGAAGCTCTGAGCAAGACCTACTTGACTTTTTCTTTGGCGACCCATTCAACAGAAGTCAAAACCAAAGACAAAGACAACAACAGCAAGCACCACAAGATATGCCTACTGGTCTAGGTTCTGGGGTGATTATCTCTCCCGACGGATACATCATTTCTAACAATCACGTGGTAGCGGGAGCTAGTAAACTAGAAGTAACCCTAAGCAACAAAAAAACTTATGTGGCTAAACTTATAGGAAGTGACCCTTCTACCGACATTGCACTATTAAAAATAGAAGATAGCGGACTACCTTATCTTAACTTCGCCAACTCAGATTTGTTAGAAGTAGGACAATGGGTGGTAGCCGTAGGAAATCCTCTAGGACTTAATTCTACCGTAACTGCTGGTATCGTTTCTGCAAAGGGAAGAAGCATTGACCTTCTAAGACAACAGTCCAAAACCCCAATTGAAAGTTTCATACAAACAGATGCTGTAATCAACAGAGGTAATAGCGGTGGAGCTTTAGTAAATCTTAGCGGAGACTTAGTGGGTATTAATTCTGCTATTTCCTCATCATCTGGATATTATGAAGGATATGGTTTCGCTGTTCCGTCTAACTTAGCAAGAAAAGTTGTAGAAGACATTAAGAAGTTCGGAATAGTACAAAGAGGTTTCCTAGGAATTGGTTCATTAGATTTATCTGACGAGACACAAGTAAAAATGTACAACCAACAGACTAAAAGCAACTTAAAATCAGGAAACGGAATCTACGTTACAGAAATCTCCAATAATAGTGGAGCGGAGGACGCTGGTCTCAAAAAAGGAGACATAATCATTCAAATAGACGATAGTAAAATTACTGATTTTGCAGACCTTTCTCTAGCGATTGGTAGTAAGAGACCTGGAGATACCGTAATTGTAACTTACCTAAGAGACGGAAGAACTAAAACTGTAAGAGCCACATTAAAAGACCAAAGTGGAAATACAAAAACTAGAACTAAAGCCGACCTTACTGTCGTTGAAAAGCTAGGAGCTAAATTCCAACCTTTAAGTGATGAAAACAAAGTCTATTACGGTCTTAGAAGCGGTGTAGTAGTTACAGATGTAGACGAAAACAGTCTTCTTGCTAGCAAAACAGGTATTGATAACAACTATATCATTACAGAGGTTAATGGAAAACCTGTTAATTCTCAAAAAGATATAGAAAATATTTTAGAAAACTACAAGGGTATTGTCTCTATAAAATATTTAGATGTTTATGGACGTTTAACTAGTAGAGGATTTAATATGCCTTAG
- a CDS encoding glycosyltransferase family 2 protein, which yields MPEVSIITPCYNASKFLKETINSVLNQTFTNWEWIISDDNSKDNSVEIIKQINDPRIKLIESKQNGGAGKARNLALELATGRYITFLDADDLWETNFLEEMVSFMKRENAELAYSNYARCDENMTPTIEDFKADKIVTFNNLLKTCRLSLLSSMYDSQRVGKEFFPEGSKREDHVMWLNLLKKIPQGKPLPKTMAKYRMHSNSVSRKKSNIIKDQYLVYKDFMNFSTLKSLYYTAHWAFNGFLKYSK from the coding sequence ATGCCCGAAGTCTCTATTATAACGCCTTGTTACAATGCTTCTAAGTTTTTAAAAGAAACTATAAACTCTGTGCTCAATCAAACCTTTACAAATTGGGAGTGGATTATTTCTGACGATAACTCCAAGGATAATTCAGTAGAGATTATAAAACAGATTAACGACCCAAGAATAAAACTGATAGAATCTAAACAAAACGGTGGAGCAGGAAAGGCTAGAAACCTAGCACTAGAACTAGCAACAGGCAGATATATTACCTTCCTAGATGCTGACGATTTATGGGAAACTAATTTTCTTGAAGAAATGGTATCCTTTATGAAAAGAGAAAATGCAGAACTTGCTTACTCTAACTATGCTAGATGTGATGAAAATATGACGCCCACCATAGAAGACTTTAAGGCTGACAAAATAGTAACATTCAATAACCTACTAAAAACCTGCAGACTTTCTCTACTATCCTCTATGTACGATAGCCAAAGAGTGGGCAAAGAATTCTTCCCCGAAGGCTCTAAAAGAGAAGACCATGTTATGTGGCTTAACCTGTTAAAGAAAATTCCGCAAGGAAAGCCACTCCCTAAAACAATGGCAAAATATCGTATGCATAGCAACAGTGTTTCTAGGAAAAAGAGCAATATTATCAAAGACCAATATCTAGTTTATAAAGACTTTATGAATTTTTCTACTTTAAAATCACTCTACTATACGGCACATTGGGCTTTTAATGGCTTTTTAAAATACTCTAAATGA
- the leuS gene encoding leucine--tRNA ligase — MFYNHQEIEKKWQKYWEDNQVFKSQEPKSGVEKNKPKFYVLDMFPYPSGAGLHVGHPLGYIASDIYARYKRHQGYNVLHPIGYDSFGLPAEQYAIQTGQHPAVTTENNITRYEEQLRKIGFSFDWSRELRTSDTSYYKWTQWIFIQLFHSWYNKDRDRAESIDTLIAQFETKGTEGLNAVQTDELSFTSEEWNSASEQDKQDILLNYRLAYRAETTVNWCPALGTVLANDEVKDGKSERGGYPVFQKKMMQWSMRITAYSERLLQGLNTLDWPQPLKDSQEYWIGKSQGALVQFSIDGLEGESVEVFTTRPDTIFGVSFMVLAPEHHLVEKLTTEEQKNAINQYIEETSKKTERDRMADVKSVSGAFTGGYVIHPFTKELIPIYISDYVLMGYGTGAVMAVPAHDDRDHRFAKHFGLPIKKVVATDVDVQEESFDSKESTCVNSEFLDGLNYKDAKQKIIQEIEKLGIGKGTTNYRQRDAIFSRQRYWGEPVPIYYKEDMPYTLPLSALPLELPEVEKYLPTEDGDPPLGNAKTFAWDEVNQKVTSVDLIDNKTVFPMELSTMPGWAGSSWYFLRYMDSTNDEVFCVKEKSDYWGQVDLYIGGSEHATGHLLYARFWNMFLKDRGFISHEEPFQKLINQGMILGMSAFVFRVDGTNQFVSKNLAKDYQTPKIHVDVSLLKGTSDELDTEAFKQWRPEFKDAEFILEEGKYITEREVEKMSKSKYNVVNPDDICEEYGADCLRLYEMFLGPLEQSKPWNTQGLSGVYGFLKKFYNLYFDGDEVNISDEEPTKEEYKVLHTLIKKVKFDIDNFSFNTSVSSFMIAVNELQKLKTNKRQILEPLAVIVSPYAPHICEELWQLLGYNESIEFVEFPALNEEYLKEDEIEYPVSFNGKMRFKLPLSADLSKEEIEKIAIENDKVLQYLDGNSIKKIIVVPKKIINIVF; from the coding sequence ATGTTTTATAATCATCAAGAAATAGAAAAGAAATGGCAAAAATATTGGGAAGATAACCAAGTTTTTAAAAGCCAAGAGCCGAAGTCAGGTGTTGAAAAAAATAAGCCGAAATTTTATGTGCTAGATATGTTCCCTTATCCTTCTGGGGCGGGTCTTCACGTGGGGCATCCACTGGGGTATATAGCATCGGATATTTATGCAAGATATAAGAGGCATCAGGGTTATAATGTACTTCATCCCATAGGTTATGACTCTTTTGGACTTCCAGCGGAACAATACGCTATACAGACAGGGCAGCACCCTGCGGTAACTACGGAAAATAATATCACTAGGTATGAAGAGCAATTGAGAAAAATTGGGTTTTCATTTGATTGGAGTAGAGAGTTGAGAACATCAGACACTTCTTATTATAAATGGACTCAATGGATTTTCATTCAGTTGTTTCATTCGTGGTATAATAAAGATAGGGATAGAGCAGAGTCTATTGATACTCTTATAGCTCAATTTGAAACTAAGGGTACCGAAGGGCTTAATGCGGTGCAAACCGATGAATTATCATTTACATCAGAAGAGTGGAATTCAGCATCGGAGCAAGATAAACAAGATATACTTTTAAATTATAGATTAGCCTACCGTGCAGAAACTACGGTTAATTGGTGTCCTGCATTGGGAACGGTTTTAGCTAATGATGAAGTAAAAGACGGTAAATCCGAAAGAGGGGGGTATCCTGTCTTTCAGAAAAAAATGATGCAGTGGAGTATGAGGATTACGGCATACTCTGAAAGATTATTACAAGGATTGAATACCTTAGATTGGCCACAGCCTCTTAAAGATTCTCAAGAGTATTGGATTGGGAAATCTCAAGGGGCATTAGTTCAGTTTTCTATAGATGGTTTAGAAGGAGAGAGTGTAGAAGTCTTTACTACTCGTCCAGATACTATTTTTGGAGTGAGCTTTATGGTGTTAGCGCCAGAACATCATTTGGTGGAAAAGCTAACAACAGAAGAACAAAAAAATGCTATAAATCAGTATATAGAAGAAACCTCTAAAAAGACGGAAAGAGATAGGATGGCAGATGTAAAGTCTGTATCTGGAGCTTTTACGGGGGGCTATGTAATTCATCCGTTTACCAAAGAACTTATACCTATATATATATCAGACTATGTGCTTATGGGTTACGGTACGGGTGCGGTAATGGCAGTGCCTGCACACGATGATAGAGACCACAGGTTTGCAAAGCATTTTGGTTTACCAATTAAGAAAGTTGTAGCCACAGATGTAGATGTTCAAGAAGAGTCTTTTGATTCTAAAGAAAGCACTTGTGTTAATTCTGAGTTTTTAGATGGATTAAATTACAAAGATGCAAAACAAAAAATTATACAAGAAATAGAAAAGCTAGGCATAGGTAAAGGTACTACAAATTATAGACAGAGAGATGCTATCTTCTCTAGACAAAGATATTGGGGAGAGCCAGTGCCTATCTATTATAAAGAGGATATGCCATATACTTTACCGTTGTCTGCTTTACCACTTGAGTTGCCAGAGGTAGAGAAATATTTACCTACCGAAGATGGAGACCCACCGTTAGGAAATGCAAAAACTTTCGCTTGGGACGAGGTTAATCAGAAAGTAACCTCTGTAGATTTAATTGATAATAAAACGGTATTTCCAATGGAGCTATCTACGATGCCGGGTTGGGCAGGTAGCTCGTGGTATTTCTTAAGATATATGGATTCTACTAATGATGAAGTTTTTTGTGTTAAAGAAAAATCGGACTATTGGGGGCAGGTAGATTTATATATAGGTGGAAGCGAACATGCTACAGGGCATTTATTATATGCACGTTTTTGGAATATGTTCTTAAAAGATAGAGGTTTTATCAGTCACGAAGAACCATTCCAAAAGCTAATCAACCAAGGAATGATTTTGGGAATGAGTGCCTTTGTCTTTCGAGTAGATGGGACGAATCAATTTGTTTCTAAAAACTTGGCGAAAGATTATCAAACCCCAAAAATTCATGTAGATGTTTCTTTATTAAAAGGAACTAGCGATGAATTAGATACTGAAGCCTTCAAACAATGGCGACCAGAATTCAAAGACGCAGAGTTTATCTTGGAAGAGGGTAAATACATCACAGAGCGAGAGGTAGAAAAAATGTCCAAGTCTAAATATAATGTAGTAAATCCAGACGACATCTGCGAAGAATACGGTGCAGATTGCTTAAGACTTTACGAAATGTTCCTTGGTCCTTTAGAACAAAGTAAACCTTGGAATACACAAGGGCTTTCAGGAGTTTATGGCTTTCTAAAGAAGTTTTACAATCTTTACTTTGATGGCGATGAGGTCAATATATCAGACGAAGAACCAACTAAAGAGGAGTACAAAGTGCTACATACTTTAATAAAGAAAGTAAAATTTGATATAGATAACTTCTCATTTAATACTTCTGTGTCTTCGTTTATGATAGCAGTCAACGAATTGCAAAAGTTGAAAACTAATAAAAGACAGATTTTGGAGCCACTGGCAGTGATTGTATCTCCTTATGCTCCTCATATTTGTGAAGAGTTGTGGCAATTATTAGGATATAATGAATCTATTGAGTTTGTAGAGTTTCCTGCTCTTAATGAAGAGTATCTAAAAGAAGACGAAATAGAGTATCCAGTGAGCTTTAATGGTAAAATGAGATTTAAATTACCTCTTTCTGCAGATTTATCTAAGGAGGAAATTGAGAAAATAGCAATAGAAAATGATAAAGTATTACAGTATTTAGACGGTAATAGTATCAAAAAAATCATTGTAGTACCTAAAAAAATCATCAATATTGTATTCTAA
- a CDS encoding MotA/TolQ/ExbB proton channel family protein codes for MEMNVSNTEEQVIARQKSGLNPAVVLPILYVIALSIYIFILGNPGNFKEDARIAGQASVAFADIPSKELHPESFMGIIYMGGPVVHILILFMITVIVFSFERFFVIKKAQGKGNLDKFVLEIRGLLNQNKIDEAIEKCDAQQGSVGNVVKEGLVTYKALANDSSMDKEKKMVALTKALEEATTLEMPMLEKNMMILSTLGTVATLVALLGTVIGMIKAFFALGSGGGTPDAAALSIGISEALINTALGIGTSAIAIILYNFFTSKIDGLTYKIDEIGMSIQQSFAEFN; via the coding sequence ATGGAAATGAATGTTTCAAACACAGAGGAGCAAGTAATTGCTAGACAGAAGAGTGGGCTTAACCCAGCTGTAGTACTACCTATTTTGTATGTAATTGCGTTAAGTATTTACATCTTTATATTAGGTAACCCAGGTAACTTTAAAGAAGATGCAAGGATTGCAGGACAAGCGTCTGTAGCTTTTGCAGATATACCATCTAAGGAGTTGCATCCAGAGTCTTTCATGGGGATTATCTACATGGGAGGTCCAGTGGTACATATCCTAATTTTATTTATGATTACAGTAATCGTTTTCTCTTTTGAGCGTTTCTTCGTTATTAAAAAGGCTCAAGGAAAAGGAAATCTTGACAAATTTGTACTTGAAATAAGAGGTCTTCTTAATCAGAATAAAATTGATGAAGCTATTGAGAAGTGTGATGCTCAACAAGGTTCTGTAGGTAATGTAGTGAAAGAAGGACTAGTTACATATAAGGCATTGGCTAACGATAGCTCTATGGATAAAGAGAAGAAAATGGTTGCATTAACTAAAGCTTTAGAAGAAGCTACAACATTAGAGATGCCTATGTTAGAGAAAAATATGATGATTCTTTCTACATTAGGTACAGTAGCAACATTAGTAGCACTTTTAGGTACGGTAATAGGTATGATTAAGGCGTTCTTCGCTTTAGGTTCTGGTGGTGGTACTCCAGATGCTGCGGCTTTATCTATTGGTATCTCAGAAGCCTTGATTAACACGGCTTTAGGTATCGGTACATCAGCTATTGCAATTATCCTTTACAACTTCTTTACATCTAAGATAGACGGATTAACTTATAAGATAGACGAGATTGGTATGTCTATTCAGCAGTCTTTTGCTGAGTTCAACTAA